The following proteins come from a genomic window of Sesamum indicum cultivar Zhongzhi No. 13 linkage group LG10, S_indicum_v1.0, whole genome shotgun sequence:
- the LOC105172654 gene encoding RNA polymerase-associated protein LEO1, producing MYRQSSSRNQRSKGIKVKHFLRIGLFLAVCFWLIYQAKHSHDKKKEFDENDAKASLHIRSSGGFIKLGRKDVHPRGEETMTKNQQHDEAVEEEETSEEEVDESKHEEERPEDKKVEEEEDEIDEHELEKLDIEVDRGEDFVDDEERGDVVENETEGKTLDDANDQIEKESSAEDADRDEHDRSMHEARVEPYKADDASSAVTHDTHTETAENEDERIRNSNEEQEKRGSNVEETSNGEIRKQLEVEGGEVAKDDNPTNITTSGPKENNFEKSENGSSPNNTFSQVLNDKLETSNNSTEVTTHNPDLSLQNVTMSDDKGIVNEGAPTEGSNLQSIAFKEANYSTLDVEKNPPGSNSTSHSKSQGAESNFREFSNPYNNTDSSASIKIARSEVSAEAVINTGSATEKNEATEAKKSDIFDGANEVLESAISENPGEVQADPIDSSDSSNSLEEKDVRTDLDMLPEIQTEGTENEDVAE from the coding sequence ATGTACAGGCAATCCTCTAGTAGGAACCAGAGATCCAAAGGAATCAAGGTTAAGCATTTTCTACGAATTGGTCTGTTTCTTGCTGTTTGCTTTTGGTTGATTTACCAAGCTAAGCATTCTCATGATAAGAAgaaagaatttgatgaaaatgatgcAAAAGCATCTCTTCATATACGAAGTAGTGGTGGATTTATAAAACTTGGAAGGAAAGATGTCCATCCCCGAGGCGAGGAGACTATGACTAAGAACCAGCAGCATGATGAAGCAGTAGAAGAGGAGGAAACCTCTGAAGAAGAAGTTGATGAAAGTAAGCATGAAGAAGAAAGGCCTGAAGACAAGAAGgttgaggaggaggaggatgaGATAGACGAACATGAACTAGAGAAATTAGATATAGAAGTTGATCGAGGGGAGGATTTTGTTGATGATGAGGAGAGAGGTGATGTTGTTGAGAACGAGACGGAAGGGAAAACTTTGGATGATGCCAATGATCAAATTGAGAAGGAAAGTTCTGCTGAAGATGCTGATCGTGATGAACATGATAGGAGTATGCATGAGGCACGTGTTGAACCTTACAAGGCAGATGACGCTTCTAGTGCTGTGACTCATGATACCCATACAGAAACTGCTGAAAATGAGGATGAACGTATCAGAAACTCAAATGAAGAACAGGAAAAGAGAGGGAGTAACGTCGAGGAAACCAGTAACGGTGAGATAAGGAAACAGTTGGAAGTGGAAGGTGGTGAAGTGGCTAAAGATGATAATCCGACAAATATAACCACCAGTGGACCGaaagaaaacaattttgaGAAATCGGAGAATGGCTCATCTCCAAATAACACATTTTCACAAGtgttaaatgataaattagaaACAAGCAACAACTCAACTGAGGTGACAACACACAATCCAGACTTATCCTTGCAAAATGTAACTATGAGTGATGATAAGGGAATCGTCAACGAGGGTGCTCCCACAGAAGGATCCAACTTGCAAAGTATTGCTTTCAAAGAGGCCAATTATTCTACCTTAGATGTGGAAAAGAATCCGCCGGGCTCTAATTCAACCAGTCATTCTAAATCCCAAGGTGCAGAGTCTAACTTTCGGGAGTTCTCTAATCCATATAATAATACGGATTCTTCTGCATCAATCAAGATCGCCAGATCAGAGGTTTCTGCTGAAGCAGTGATCAACACTGGATCTGCAACCGAAAAAAATGAGGCGACCGAGGCCAAGAAATCAGATATATTTGATGGTGCAAATGAAGTTTTGGAATCTGCAATTAGTGAAAATCCTGGAGAAGTTCAGGCAGACCCTATTGATTCATCAGATTCTTCCAATTCCTTGGAAGAGAAAGATGTACGCACTGATCTTGATATGCTCCCTGAGATACAAACTGAAGGAACTGAAAATGAAGATGTTGCAGAGTGA
- the LOC105172657 gene encoding uncharacterized protein LOC105172657 gives MDPCSFVRIVIGNLALKFPERSHLSSLSFYCKFKLKGFPTQVSDVSFLAAESDAVDSRIQSCFSLRKQELEKLVDKSSKFSCLKIEVYRRSSGGSSSCGFVKSGKLLGCVALQLDLKSVLESNGNNRGFLIQNGWILVGGSDVKLHLNVRAEPDPRFVFQFDGEPECSPQVFQVNGNVKQPVFTCKFSFRSSGDRISRSRCSVSGARSSSFSCFSSSKDDNEQPLKERKGWSITIHDLSGSPVAAASMVTPFVPSPGSDMVSRSNPGAWLILRPGQNTWKPWGRLEAWRDCNDLGYRFELIPDGGVDPIPLANSSISTKTGGKFSIDITTGPTPVASASSSFDLSSGCGSGSDFGSAAGSGSWAHLLYRGFVMSSTVEGDGKCSKPEVEVGVQHVNCTEDAAAFVALAAAMDLSLDACRLFSQKLRKELREPDLG, from the exons ATGGATCCATGTTCTTTCGTGCGGATTGTTATCGGGAACTTGGCCTTGAAATTCCCGGAAAGATCCCATCTTTCATCTCTTTCCTTCTACTGTAAATTCAAGCTCAAAGGGTTTCCCACTCAGGTTTCAGATGTTTCGTTCCTTGCGGCTGAGAGCGACGCCGTTGATAGCAGAATCCAGTCCTGTTTCAGCTTGAGGAAGCAGGAGTTGGAGAAGTTAGTGGACAAATCGAGCaagttttcttgtttgaagATTGAGGTTTACAGGAGGAGTAGCGGTGGGAGCAGCAGTTGTGGCTTTGTGAAGAGTGGGAAGCTTTTGGGCTGCGTTGCGTTGCAGTTGGATTTGAAGAGTGTTCTTGAAAGTAATGGGAACAATAGGGGATTCCTGATTCAGAACGGGTGGATCTTGGTTGGTGGGTCGGATgtaaaattgcatttgaatGTGAGGGCAGAGCCCGACCCGAGatttgtttttcagtttgatgggGAGCCGGAGTGCAGTCCTCAGGTTTTCCAGGTCAACGGGAATGTGAAGCAGCCTGTTTTTACCTGCAAGTTCAGTTTCAGGAGTTCTGGGGACAGGATTTCAAGATCcag ATGTTCAGTGTCAGGAGCAAGAAGCAGTTCGTTCAGCTGCTTCAGTTCCTCCAAAGATGACAATGAACAGCCTCTGAAAGAGCGAAAGGGATGGTCAATCACCATCCATGACCTGTCGGGATCGCCTGTGGCGGCTGCATCCATGGTTACACCGTTTGTACCATCACCAGGCTCCGATATGGTCAGCAGGTCGAATCCTGGAGCATGGCTTATTCTCAGGCCCGGCCAGAACACCTGGAAGCCTTGGGGCCGCCTGGAGGCCTGGAGAGATTGCAACGATCTTGGCTACCGATTTGAACTAATCCCTGACGGTGGCGTGGACCCAATCCCACTTGCCAATTCCAGCATTAGCACGAAAACTGGAGGAAAATTCAGCATAGACATCACCACTGGCCCAACTCCAGTGGCAAGTGCTAGTAGCAGCTTTGATCTTAGTTCGGGGTGTGGTTCTGGGTCGGATTTTGGATCGGCGGCAGGGTCTGGATCTTGGGCACACCTCTTGTACAGAGGATTTGTGATGTCGTCTACCGTGGAGGGTGACGGGAAGTGCAGCAAGCCGGAGGTGGAAGTGGGTGTGCAGCATGTGAATTGCACGGAGGATGCGGCGGCTTTTGTGGCTTTGGCGGCTGCTATGGATCTTAGCTTGGATGCTTGTCGGTTATTTTCGCAGAAACTGAGGAAAGAACTGAGAGAACCGGATCTTGGGTAG
- the LOC105172658 gene encoding LOW QUALITY PROTEIN: aspartate--tRNA ligase, chloroplastic/mitochondrial (The sequence of the model RefSeq protein was modified relative to this genomic sequence to represent the inferred CDS: substituted 1 base at 1 genomic stop codon), which produces MSLLLRSLPAVALRARSSVLIPLPLLFLPFRRPKLTPSELLRRRAFSSVSASASSSETLSVPPPTQPLSSSADTNVNSLEWVGRTAFCGELSEPDVGRRVRLCGWVALHRVHGGLTFLSLRDHTGIVQVTTLPDEFPEAHLVVNDLRLEYVIAVEGVVRLRPIESINKKMKTGFIEVAAEHVHVLNAVRSKLPFLVTTADDAKDSTKEEIRLRYRCLDLRRPHMNSNIMLRHRVVKLIRRYLEDVHGFVEIETPILSRSTPEGARDYLVPSRIQPGTFYALPQSPQLFKQMLMVSGFDKYYQIARCFRDEDLRADRQPEFTQLDMEMAFTPLENMLTLNEDLIRKVFLEIKGVELPNPFPRLTYSEAMRRYGSDRPDMRFDLELKDVSDVFRNSSFKVFADTLSSGGIIKAICVPSGAKSYSNSALKKGDIYNEAIKSGAKGLPFLKVSNDGNKDAPYTSYVHCMSLQKLPLSTXIYYCRXXXXLDTTARNQLLRQLSADSGDLVLFAVGNHASVNKILDRLRLHVAHELGLIDPSKHSILWVTDFPMFEWNESEERLEALHHPFTAPNPDDMKDLASARALAYDMVYNGVEIGGGSLRIYKREVQEKVLEIVGISREQAEAKFGYLLEALDMGAPPHGGIAYGLDRLAMLLAGTNSIRDVIAFPKTTTAQCALTRAPSDVDPQQLKDLSFQTTISS; this is translated from the exons ATGTCCCTTCTCCTCCGCTCCCTCCCCGCCGTGGCCCTTCGCGCCAGGTCCTCCGTTCTTATACCTCTCCCTCTTCTCTTCCTCCCTTTCCGGCGCCCCAAATTGACTCCGTCTGAACTCCTACGGAGACGCGCTTTTTCCTCCGTATCTGCTTCTGCTTCCTCTTCCGAAACTCTCAGTGTCCCCCCTCCCACACAACCCCTCTCTTCCTCCGCTGACACCAATGTAAATTCACTCGAATGGGTCGGCCGCACTGCTTTCTGCGGTGAATTGTCCGAACCTGACGTTGGCAGACGGGTTCGCCTTTGTGGGTGGGTGGCCCTCCACCGTGTTCATGGTGGTCTCACTTTCCTTAGTCTCCGTGACCATACCGGAATTGTTCAG GTTACTACGCTTCCAGATGAGTTCCCAGAGGCTCATTTGGTTGTGAATGACTTGAGGCTCGAGTATGTAATCGCAGTGGAAGGTGTAGTTAGGCTGCGGCCAATTGAgtcaatcaataaaaaaatgaagactGGCTTCATAGAG GTTGCCGCAGAGCATGTCCATGTGTTGAATGCAGTGAGATCTAAGTTGCCTTTTTTGGTTACTACTGCAGACGATGCCAAAGATTCAACTAAAGAGGAAATCAGACTGAG ATATCGTTGCCTTGACTTACGACGTCCTCATATGAATTCCAATATAATGTTGCGGCATAGAGTGGTGAAACTCATTCGACGATACCTTGAGGATGTGCATGGTTTTGTGGAG ATCGAGACTCCAATTCTCTCTAGATCCACTCCAGAAGGAGCAAGGGATTATTTAGTGCCATCGAGAATTCAG CCTGGAACATTTTATGCTTTGCCTCAAAGTCCACAGCTCTTCAAGCAGATGCTAATGGTCTCTGGTTTTGATAAATACTACCAAATAGCAAg ATGTTTCAGAGATGAAGATCTAAGAGCAGATAGGCAACCCGAATTTACACAGCTGGACATGGAAATGGCGTTCACCCCTCTTGAGAACATGCTGACACTCAATGAAGATTTGATTAGAAAG gttTTCCTGGAGATCAAAGGAGTTGAATTGCCAAATCCTTTTCCGAGGCTCACATATTCTGAAGCTATGAGAAGATATGGTTCAGACAGACCAGATATGCGTTTTGATCTTGAATTAAAAGAT GTATCTGATGTTTTTAGGAACTCCTCCTTCAAAGTTTTTGCAGATACCTTGTCTAGTGGGggtattattaaagcaatatGTGTTCCTTCAGGAGCCAAAAGCTACTCAAATAGTGCTCTAAAAAAGGGAGATATCTACAATGAAGCTATTAAATCTGGAGCAAAGGGTTTACCATTCTTAAAGGTCTCAAATGATGGTAACAAAGATGCACCTTATACATCATATGTGCATTGCATGTCCTTGCAAAAGTTGCCGTTATCGACATAAATATACTATTGCAGGCANNNNNNNNNNTTGGACACCACTGCTCGAAATCAATTACTGAGACAGTTATCCGCTGATTCTGGGGATCTAGTACTGTTTGCTGTGGGTAACCATGCATCAgttaacaaaattttagataGGCTGAGGCTTCATGTAGCGCATGAGTTGGGCTTGATTGATCCT TCAAAGCACTCGATCCTCTGGGTTACTGATTTTCCAATGTTTGAGTGGAACGAATCTGAGGAAAGGCTTGAG GCCTTGCATCATCCTTTCACCGCCCCTAACCCTGATGATATGAAGGACCTTGCCTCTGCCCGTGCCTTAGCTTATGACATGGTCTACAATGGTGTTGAG ATTGGTGGAGGAAGCTTGAGAATTTACAAGAGGGAGGTGCAAGAAAAGGTTTTGGAAATAGTTGGAATTTCTCGTGAACAG GCTGAAGCGAAGTTTGGGTATCTTTTGGAGGCTCTGGACATGGGTGCTCCTCCTCACG GAGGTATTGCTTATGGGTTGGATAGACTGGCGATGCTATTGGCAGGTACGAATTCCATAAGGGATGTTATAGCTTTCCCAAAGACGACGACTGCCCAATGCGCCCTTACTCGTGCACCCTCTGATGTTGATCCCCAGCAGCTGAAGGATCTCTCTTTTCAGACAACCATAAGTTCTTGA